One part of the Treponema sp. OMZ 787 genome encodes these proteins:
- a CDS encoding aminotransferase class V-fold PLP-dependent enzyme — protein MIYLDNSATTLQKPESVAQEVFRGLASNRFGNPGRGAHSSAHAALTELFKTRQTLARLFNIKNPLNVALCQNATSALNLVIKGLFWGKEKDSHIITSALEHNSVLRPLYQLEKEGASLSVIPIEDGFLHYDLIEKEIRVNTRAIIVNHCSNVIGSICDLDRIHSVCKKHGLIMIVDASQSAGTIPIDVSKYGQSIFCFTGHKGLYGPQGTGGIIVNGNFDFSPVFSGGSGVHSFDKAHPSEMPDIFEAGTMNVPSFMGLNAGASYVVKTGIDSIQKKLADLKLNFIEEIKNIPGIKIYGNPWSEKTGSVVGLNIGSIPSGEISRILDEDYGIASRPGAHCAPLVHKTFGTEEQGIVRFSFSSFNTLEESKQAAAALKEIADRA, from the coding sequence ATGATCTATCTTGACAATAGCGCTACCACCCTTCAAAAGCCCGAAAGCGTGGCTCAAGAGGTGTTTAGAGGCCTTGCTTCAAACAGATTCGGGAATCCGGGCCGCGGGGCTCATTCTTCGGCTCATGCAGCCCTCACAGAGCTTTTTAAAACAAGGCAAACTTTGGCAAGGCTTTTTAACATAAAAAATCCATTAAATGTTGCCTTGTGTCAAAATGCTACTTCCGCCTTAAACCTTGTAATAAAAGGCCTTTTTTGGGGCAAAGAAAAAGATTCCCATATCATAACCTCTGCCCTTGAGCATAATTCTGTTTTGCGGCCTCTCTACCAGCTTGAAAAAGAAGGGGCTAGCCTTTCTGTTATTCCCATCGAAGACGGCTTTTTGCATTACGACCTAATCGAAAAAGAAATAAGAGTAAACACCAGGGCGATTATAGTAAACCACTGTTCAAACGTCATTGGCTCAATCTGTGATTTGGACAGGATTCATTCCGTATGCAAAAAACACGGACTAATCATGATTGTGGATGCTTCTCAAAGTGCGGGGACAATTCCTATAGATGTTTCAAAATACGGACAAAGCATTTTTTGCTTTACGGGGCACAAGGGCCTTTACGGGCCTCAGGGTACGGGCGGAATTATCGTAAACGGAAACTTTGATTTTTCACCTGTCTTTTCGGGGGGAAGCGGGGTTCATTCTTTCGATAAGGCCCATCCTTCCGAAATGCCCGATATCTTTGAAGCGGGAACCATGAATGTTCCCTCCTTTATGGGGTTAAATGCCGGAGCCTCCTATGTTGTAAAAACAGGCATTGATTCAATTCAAAAAAAATTGGCCGATTTAAAATTAAACTTTATTGAAGAAATAAAAAACATTCCCGGTATCAAAATATACGGAAACCCTTGGAGCGAAAAAACGGGATCTGTTGTAGGCCTAAACATAGGCTCTATCCCTTCGGGCGAAATAAGCCGCATCCTCGATGAGGACTACGGTATTGCAAGCCGCCCGGGAGCCCACTGTGCTCCCTTGGTACACAAGACTTTCGGCACCGAAGAGCAGGGCATAGTCCGATTCAGCTTTTCTTCGTTTAATACCCTTGAAGAAAGCAAGCAAGCTGCTGCCGCTTTAAAAGAAATAGCCGACAGGGCATAA
- a CDS encoding DUF3343 domain-containing protein, whose protein sequence is MKTYGIFSFSSSHHAIAAEAVTSGGRASEDGGLTEARLIPLPPEISAGCGLVLRVNEGGIKEAARLLAEAEIPYTGTYLLKTEKGERIVEKYDLS, encoded by the coding sequence TTGAAAACCTACGGCATTTTTTCGTTTTCGTCTTCTCATCATGCGATAGCGGCTGAAGCCGTAACTTCAGGCGGAAGAGCCTCGGAGGACGGGGGGCTGACTGAGGCGAGGCTTATTCCGCTGCCGCCTGAGATTTCTGCGGGCTGCGGACTTGTTCTAAGGGTAAATGAAGGCGGAATAAAAGAAGCCGCTCGCCTCCTAGCCGAGGCCGAGATTCCCTACACGGGAACCTATCTATTAAAAACAGAAAAAGGTGAGAGGATTGTGGAAAAATATGATCTATCTTGA
- the yedF gene encoding sulfurtransferase-like selenium metabolism protein YedF, with protein MIEVNAMGQACPIPVIMAKKAVRENTGKENILVKVDNEVATQNLSKMAAQLGIGVEVNKTNEKEFTVLLKAAEGVSLNPVAVPQTSSGEYAVVINSDQMGSGDEGFGKKLLEGFIYALTEQDVLPKFVICYNSGVRLTTENEKTVNDLKALASQGCEVLSCGLCLDFYGLKEKLQVGSPTNMYRITEIMRTHFVVRP; from the coding sequence ATGATAGAAGTAAATGCTATGGGACAGGCTTGTCCTATTCCCGTTATTATGGCAAAAAAGGCTGTAAGAGAAAATACGGGGAAAGAAAATATTTTGGTTAAGGTGGATAATGAGGTTGCAACTCAAAACCTTTCGAAGATGGCAGCTCAGCTCGGTATAGGGGTTGAAGTAAACAAGACAAATGAAAAAGAGTTTACCGTTCTTTTAAAGGCCGCGGAGGGTGTAAGTTTAAATCCTGTTGCGGTGCCTCAAACTTCAAGCGGTGAATATGCCGTTGTTATAAACTCGGATCAGATGGGATCGGGAGATGAAGGCTTCGGAAAAAAACTTTTAGAAGGCTTTATCTATGCTCTCACAGAACAGGATGTGCTTCCCAAGTTCGTTATCTGTTATAATTCGGGAGTAAGGCTTACAACAGAAAACGAAAAAACCGTAAACGACCTAAAGGCTCTTGCTTCTCAAGGCTGTGAGGTTCTTTCTTGCGGACTATGTCTTGACTTTTACGGGCTTAAAGAAAAGCTTCAGGTCGGTTCTCCCACAAATATGTACCGCATCACCGAAATTATGCGTACCCATTTTGTAGTGCGTCCCTAA
- a CDS encoding type II toxin-antitoxin system RelE/ParE family toxin, with translation MKIKEVIVSRFAEDDLNEIIDYYYSLSKNYIEKVISEFEKNIMSLKKYPKSGRIVLELEKQGILQYRELIQGYYRIVYEILSDAAIIHTIIDGRRNFEDIIISKLSRYYESKI, from the coding sequence TTGAAAATTAAAGAAGTTATTGTTTCCCGGTTCGCAGAGGACGATTTAAATGAAATTATCGACTACTATTATTCATTGAGTAAAAACTATATTGAGAAAGTAATTTCCGAATTTGAAAAAAATATCATGTCCTTGAAAAAGTATCCTAAGAGCGGCAGAATTGTTCTTGAACTTGAAAAACAGGGTATTTTGCAATACAGGGAACTTATTCAAGGATATTATAGAATTGTATATGAAATTTTAAGTGATGCTGCAATAATACATACAATTATTGACGGTAGAAGAAATTTTGAGGATATCATCATTTCAAAATTATCCCGCTATTATGAAAGTAAAATATAA
- a CDS encoding type II toxin-antitoxin system Phd/YefM family antitoxin, protein MLTNVQECIKPISYVKTNAADMMNFVNERKEPLIITQNGESRAVLIDVESYQEMKEAFTFLKIIQFSEKDVKAGNVKPASEVFTNLRRKYNLEN, encoded by the coding sequence ATGCTTACTAATGTGCAAGAATGTATAAAGCCTATTTCTTATGTAAAAACAAATGCTGCCGATATGATGAATTTTGTAAATGAAAGAAAAGAACCTCTCATTATAACACAAAACGGAGAATCCAGAGCGGTCTTGATTGATGTTGAATCTTATCAGGAAATGAAGGAGGCTTTTACTTTTTTAAAGATAATTCAGTTTTCGGAAAAAGATGTAAAGGCAGGAAATGTGAAACCTGCTTCAGAAGTTTTTACAAATTTGAGAAGGAAATATAATCTTGAAAATTAA
- a CDS encoding HigA family addiction module antitoxin — translation MSDYIETPTMGEILNEEFFIPLGLSAYKVAKEINVPTSRIQDILHNRRRITVDTSLRLAKFFGMSDGYFMSLQNDIDIRNAKLELAPQLEEIKTYAYA, via the coding sequence ATGTCTGATTATATTGAAACACCTACAATGGGAGAAATCCTTAATGAAGAATTTTTCATTCCTCTTGGTCTTTCTGCCTATAAAGTTGCAAAAGAAATAAATGTTCCAACTTCCCGAATTCAGGATATTCTCCATAACCGCAGGAGAATTACCGTAGATACATCTTTGCGTCTTGCAAAATTTTTCGGAATGTCCGACGGATATTTTATGTCATTGCAGAATGACATAGATATTCGGAATGCCAAATTGGAACTTGCTCCCCAGCTGGAAGAAATAAAGACTTATGCGTATGCGTAA
- a CDS encoding type II toxin-antitoxin system RelE/ParE family toxin, which produces MHAKCLEDLRMPPSNHLELLVGNRKGQHSIRINNQWRVCFTEKDGHYYDVEIVDYH; this is translated from the coding sequence ATACACGCAAAATGTCTGGAAGATTTACGAATGCCGCCTAGCAATCATCTGGAACTTCTTGTTGGAAACAGAAAAGGTCAGCATTCAATCCGTATAAATAACCAATGGCGTGTCTGTTTTACCGAAAAAGACGGGCATTATTATGATGTAGAAATTGTGGATTACCACTAG
- a CDS encoding Fic family protein, which translates to MKEFNPSKPNNDLSFLPPDTSKTETVQILKQESKASAAIAELKGIAHIIPNQAILINAIVLQEAKDSSEIENIITTKDDLYKAVSSTVTKITPATKEVMFYREALYIGFQKVKQRGILSINDIIEIQKILIKNDAGIRTTQGTALVNDKTNEVIYTPPQSCDVIQRLLKNFVEYLNDEETSLVKMAVLHYQFETIHPFYDGNGRTGRIVNMLYLILKGYLDIPILYLSSYIIKNKSLYYELLLGVTKDNNWEKWILYILTGIEQTAKETIVKIKSIRELLEKTIETVKEKASKIYSKELVETLFVNPYCKVEFITKSVNVERKAASRYLHQLEEIGVLKSYKIGKENIFINTELIELLKQ; encoded by the coding sequence ATGAAAGAATTTAATCCTTCCAAACCAAATAATGACTTATCATTTCTCCCTCCTGATACCTCAAAAACTGAAACTGTGCAGATTTTGAAGCAGGAAAGTAAAGCGAGTGCGGCTATTGCTGAGTTAAAAGGAATCGCTCATATCATTCCAAATCAAGCAATATTGATAAATGCTATTGTATTACAGGAAGCTAAGGATAGTTCTGAAATTGAGAACATAATCACAACAAAAGATGATCTATATAAAGCGGTATCTTCTACTGTTACAAAGATTACTCCTGCAACTAAGGAAGTAATGTTTTATAGAGAGGCTCTTTACATTGGTTTCCAAAAAGTTAAGCAGCGGGGTATCTTATCAATAAATGATATTATTGAGATACAAAAAATACTCATCAAAAATGATGCAGGGATTAGAACTACGCAAGGAACAGCATTAGTAAATGATAAAACAAATGAAGTAATATATACACCACCTCAGAGTTGTGATGTGATACAGAGGCTATTAAAAAATTTCGTTGAGTATCTCAATGATGAGGAGACATCATTGGTTAAAATGGCAGTATTGCATTATCAGTTTGAGACAATACATCCATTTTATGATGGAAATGGTAGAACAGGCCGTATTGTTAATATGTTGTACCTCATTCTAAAAGGCTATTTGGATATTCCGATTTTATATTTGAGTTCATATATAATCAAAAATAAGAGCCTTTATTATGAATTGCTACTGGGAGTTACCAAGGATAATAACTGGGAAAAATGGATTTTATACATATTAACCGGAATTGAACAGACTGCAAAAGAAACAATTGTGAAGATAAAAAGCATACGGGAGCTGCTTGAAAAGACAATAGAAACAGTAAAAGAAAAGGCATCAAAGATTTACTCAAAAGAATTGGTTGAAACTCTCTTTGTCAATCCGTATTGCAAGGTTGAATTTATAACAAAATCTGTAAATGTGGAAAGGAAAGCCGCTTCTCGATATCTGCATCAGTTAGAAGAAATTGGAGTTTTGAAATCCTATAAAATTGGAAAAGAAAATATATTTATTAACACTGAATTAATTGAATTATTGAAACAATAA
- a CDS encoding tautomerase family protein, translating into MPHVEIKCFPGRTENQKKLCAKKISEVIAETLGCKTSSVSVAIKDVPEEKWKEEVWNKSIISEKEFLYKNPEYTCN; encoded by the coding sequence ATGCCACACGTAGAAATCAAATGTTTTCCTGGAAGAACAGAAAATCAGAAGAAATTGTGTGCTAAAAAAATTTCAGAAGTAATCGCAGAAACATTAGGATGTAAAACTTCAAGCGTTTCAGTAGCAATTAAGGATGTCCCAGAAGAAAAATGGAAAGAAGAAGTTTGGAACAAATCAATTATTTCGGAAAAGGAATTTTTATATAAGAACCCAGAATATACATGTAACTGA
- a CDS encoding dihydrofolate reductase family protein: protein MENKNRPITTLFMLVSVDGKISTGSTDELDVDKDFPKIKGLKEGLHQYYEIEQTTDLWSFNTGRVQEKMGVNKNTLPPKTPVSFVLLDNSHLDERGIKYFCAKSKEFVLMTSNKNHPAYSVNEENFHILYQEKFSLKNGLYQLKNDFGCERLTVQSGGTVNSIFLREKLIDFVDIVLAPVLIGGKDTSTLIDGKSIMSEKELASLGVLKLLECKTLSNSYIRLRYRVIS, encoded by the coding sequence ATGGAAAATAAGAACAGACCAATAACGACATTGTTTATGCTGGTATCAGTTGATGGAAAAATAAGTACAGGCTCGACTGATGAACTTGATGTAGATAAAGATTTTCCTAAAATCAAAGGTTTAAAAGAAGGCCTGCATCAATACTATGAAATCGAACAAACTACTGATTTATGGTCTTTTAATACAGGTCGAGTTCAGGAAAAGATGGGAGTAAACAAAAATACTTTACCTCCAAAAACACCTGTTTCATTTGTTTTGCTAGATAATTCACATTTGGATGAGCGAGGAATAAAGTATTTTTGCGCCAAGTCAAAAGAATTTGTTCTTATGACATCTAACAAAAATCATCCAGCTTATTCAGTTAATGAGGAAAATTTTCATATATTGTATCAGGAAAAATTTTCTTTAAAGAATGGTCTTTACCAGTTAAAAAATGATTTTGGCTGTGAACGTCTTACCGTTCAAAGCGGAGGCACTGTGAATTCTATTTTTCTACGAGAAAAGCTGATTGATTTTGTAGACATAGTTTTGGCTCCTGTCCTCATAGGCGGAAAAGATACATCCACACTTATAGACGGTAAATCCATAATGTCTGAAAAAGAGCTTGCATCATTAGGAGTATTGAAGTTATTGGAGTGTAAAACTTTAAGCAATTCATACATTCGTCTTAGATATAGGGTAATCAGCTGA
- the lon gene encoding endopeptidase La — protein sequence MSDKKEIVPIESLLPQKLNIIPLSGRPIFPGIFTPLLINAPEDIRSIEDAYAGDGFIGLTLLKNNIENPQAKDLYKVGCAAKIVRKINLPDGGLNVFIATQKRFKIRKTVNDTNPIVVAVQYLDDEEEKSHEVEALTRALISEMKQLSENNPLFSEEMRLNMINIDHPGKIADFIASILNIQKEDQQKILETLNVKKRMEEVFVHIKKEQELLQVQRKIQEDLNMRVEKNQRDYFLREELKSIKEELGLTSDPKTNEEENFAKRIEEFQFTGEVKEVVDSEFEKFKMLDPYSSEYIVTRNYLETILSLPWKNSEPEEYDIAKAQKILNKDHYGLEDVKTRIIEYLSVRKLKKDTKGSIILLLGPPGVGKTSVGMSIARAMSKPFFRFSVGGMRDEAEIKGHRRTYIGAMPGKILQGLKIVKTNSPVFMIDEVDKMGQSYQGDPSSALLEVLDPEQNINFRDHYLDLPFDLSNIVFILTANTLDSIPRPLLDRAEVIKLSGYIDAEKVQIAKKHLIPKSLEKHGLKKNQVVYSQEILLYIANSYAREAGVRNFEKKLDKIHRKVATEIVNGKRKEDEKLTVTKADIEKMLGKVIFRDDDIKKADVPGTSIGLAWTSMGGDTLLIETASMAGKGGFKLTGQAGNVMKESAGIALSWTRMFAVKHKIKNADWFDKNIIHLHLPEGATPKDGPSAGITMATALLSLFSGKTIKPKLAMTGELSLTGQVLAIGGLKEKTIAARRNGIKEVIIPHANTRDLDEIPDHIKKGISFHPVSHVEEVLEIAFKGALTKKKKR from the coding sequence ATGAGTGATAAAAAAGAAATTGTTCCGATTGAAAGTTTGCTGCCGCAAAAGCTGAATATTATTCCCTTGAGCGGCAGACCCATTTTTCCCGGCATTTTTACGCCGCTTTTAATTAATGCACCCGAAGACATAAGATCGATTGAAGATGCTTATGCGGGCGACGGCTTTATAGGGCTTACCCTTCTTAAAAACAATATAGAAAATCCTCAAGCCAAGGATTTGTACAAGGTGGGCTGTGCTGCCAAAATTGTGCGCAAGATAAATCTGCCCGACGGCGGACTCAATGTTTTTATCGCAACGCAAAAACGATTTAAGATACGCAAAACGGTCAACGATACAAATCCGATAGTAGTAGCCGTTCAATACCTTGATGATGAAGAAGAAAAAAGCCACGAGGTGGAAGCTCTTACCCGCGCCCTCATAAGCGAGATGAAGCAGCTTTCAGAAAACAATCCCTTGTTCTCTGAAGAGATGCGGCTCAATATGATTAACATTGACCATCCCGGAAAAATAGCCGACTTTATTGCAAGTATCTTAAACATTCAAAAAGAAGACCAGCAAAAGATTCTTGAAACCCTAAATGTAAAAAAGAGAATGGAAGAGGTCTTTGTTCACATTAAAAAAGAACAAGAACTTTTACAGGTTCAGCGCAAGATTCAGGAAGACCTTAATATGAGGGTCGAGAAAAATCAGCGCGATTATTTTTTAAGGGAAGAGCTAAAGTCAATCAAAGAGGAACTTGGGCTTACATCGGATCCTAAGACCAATGAAGAAGAAAATTTTGCAAAGAGGATAGAAGAATTTCAGTTTACGGGCGAGGTAAAAGAGGTGGTGGATTCCGAGTTCGAAAAATTTAAGATGCTCGATCCCTATTCCTCCGAATACATAGTTACCCGCAATTACTTGGAAACCATCCTTTCCCTTCCGTGGAAGAATTCGGAGCCGGAGGAGTATGATATTGCAAAGGCTCAAAAGATTTTAAATAAGGATCATTACGGGCTTGAAGACGTAAAGACCAGAATAATAGAATACCTTTCAGTGCGTAAACTAAAAAAAGACACCAAGGGTTCTATCATCCTTTTACTCGGCCCGCCCGGCGTAGGTAAAACGAGCGTCGGAATGTCTATCGCCCGAGCCATGTCTAAGCCCTTCTTCAGGTTTTCGGTCGGAGGCATGAGGGATGAGGCCGAAATAAAGGGCCACCGAAGAACCTACATCGGCGCCATGCCGGGTAAAATCCTCCAGGGCTTAAAGATAGTAAAAACCAATTCTCCGGTCTTTATGATTGACGAGGTCGATAAGATGGGGCAAAGCTATCAGGGCGATCCCTCAAGTGCCCTCCTCGAAGTTTTAGACCCCGAGCAAAATATAAACTTTAGAGATCACTATTTGGATTTGCCCTTTGACCTTTCCAACATAGTTTTTATCCTCACGGCTAACACCCTCGATTCCATTCCACGTCCTCTTTTGGACAGGGCCGAGGTAATAAAGCTTTCGGGCTACATCGATGCCGAGAAGGTGCAGATAGCAAAAAAACACCTTATTCCGAAAAGCCTTGAAAAGCACGGCCTCAAAAAAAATCAGGTGGTCTACAGTCAGGAGATACTCCTCTATATTGCCAACTCTTATGCAAGGGAAGCCGGAGTGCGCAACTTTGAAAAGAAGCTTGATAAGATTCACCGCAAGGTCGCAACCGAAATTGTAAACGGTAAAAGAAAGGAAGACGAAAAGCTGACCGTAACAAAGGCTGATATTGAAAAGATGCTCGGCAAGGTTATCTTTCGCGATGACGATATCAAAAAGGCCGATGTTCCCGGTACCTCGATTGGTCTTGCTTGGACTTCGATGGGCGGGGATACTCTTTTGATAGAAACGGCATCGATGGCCGGAAAGGGAGGCTTTAAACTTACGGGCCAGGCCGGAAACGTTATGAAAGAATCTGCCGGTATAGCTCTTTCTTGGACAAGAATGTTTGCCGTAAAACATAAGATAAAAAATGCCGACTGGTTCGACAAAAATATAATTCACCTTCACCTACCCGAAGGGGCGACTCCCAAGGACGGACCTTCCGCAGGTATCACCATGGCCACGGCTCTTTTATCTCTTTTTTCGGGTAAAACAATCAAGCCGAAACTTGCAATGACGGGAGAGCTTTCACTCACCGGCCAAGTCCTTGCCATAGGCGGCCTAAAAGAAAAAACCATAGCCGCCCGCCGCAACGGAATAAAGGAAGTTATCATTCCGCATGCTAACACAAGGGACTTGGACGAAATCCCCGACCACATTAAAAAGGGCATAAGCTTCCACCCCGTAAGTCATGTCGAAGAAGTCTTGGAAATAGCCTTTAAGGGTGCACTGACAAAAAAGAAGAAAAGGTAG
- the sufD gene encoding Fe-S cluster assembly protein SufD, with protein MSDRTYFKRLDYTKADVPTKPFCNLNCRAEDKSIEQMPIEQFLKTAPSEDIENFFDFTKTKREKNCGLGDNYVQEVKDKRNSGIYVRVKKSEDEEYVANVLINFTMDQANNVLYDQNLIVVEEGARAKIFFYHDVKAYDCSKADIFRNGLLSIVAGKNSQTEFIKVQNLSHCGINFETVKLYAMEKAKVTLYDIQLGAKINGASTSTYMPEEWAEVQIYPLYFADKTRRIDLEQNFIINGKNSLGAITAKGALKNKAHKMFRGNIFLNRGCSKSIARFSDNTIMLDKTTVGSTIPTIFCDEDDVIGEHAASFEAVNKDKLYYLMTRGFDELSAKKLIIEAAFKPVFNRIDDEAIREKLLEEFRINLDEITE; from the coding sequence ATGAGTGACAGAACTTATTTTAAACGGCTTGACTATACAAAAGCGGATGTTCCTACAAAGCCTTTTTGCAACTTAAACTGCCGGGCCGAAGATAAAAGTATAGAGCAAATGCCGATTGAGCAATTTTTAAAAACCGCCCCATCGGAAGATATAGAAAACTTCTTTGACTTTACAAAAACAAAGCGCGAAAAAAATTGCGGCCTCGGGGATAATTATGTTCAAGAGGTAAAGGATAAAAGGAATTCGGGTATTTATGTAAGGGTAAAAAAATCGGAAGATGAGGAGTATGTTGCCAATGTTCTCATCAATTTTACAATGGATCAGGCTAACAATGTTCTTTATGATCAAAATCTCATTGTAGTTGAAGAAGGAGCAAGGGCCAAAATCTTTTTTTACCATGATGTGAAGGCCTACGACTGCTCAAAGGCCGATATTTTTAGAAACGGCTTATTAAGCATAGTTGCCGGAAAAAACTCTCAAACAGAATTTATAAAGGTGCAAAATTTGAGCCATTGCGGCATCAACTTTGAAACCGTAAAGCTTTATGCGATGGAGAAGGCTAAAGTTACTCTTTACGATATTCAGCTTGGAGCAAAGATAAACGGAGCGTCAACTTCTACCTATATGCCGGAGGAGTGGGCCGAGGTTCAAATATACCCCCTTTACTTTGCAGATAAGACAAGGCGCATCGACTTGGAGCAAAATTTTATCATCAACGGAAAAAATTCCCTCGGCGCAATTACCGCAAAGGGAGCCTTAAAAAACAAGGCTCACAAGATGTTCCGGGGCAATATCTTTTTAAACAGGGGCTGCTCAAAGTCCATTGCCCGCTTTTCGGACAACACGATTATGCTTGATAAGACTACCGTCGGCTCTACAATCCCGACAATCTTTTGCGATGAGGATGATGTTATTGGCGAGCACGCTGCGAGCTTTGAGGCCGTAAACAAAGATAAGCTTTACTACCTTATGACCCGAGGCTTTGACGAACTGAGCGCCAAAAAACTTATAATAGAGGCAGCCTTTAAGCCCGTTTTTAACCGCATTGACGATGAAGCGATCAGAGAAAAGCTGTTGGAAGAGTTTAGGATAAACCTGGATGAGATAACGGAATAA
- the sufB gene encoding Fe-S cluster assembly protein SufB produces the protein MSKAINQNTDKETDEAALFQERKRTFVSDIERGIYDIKDSIDYKYSTGLGLNEEVVKKISERKKEPDWMLDLRLKSLAYFNARPMPDWGADISDLDIQEIIHYIVSDTKPLAETWDDVPEEIKKTFDRLGIPEAERNSLAGVGAQYDSEVVYHSLKEDLEKQGVVYLDMETAVHKYEDIVKKHFMQLIKPNDHKFAALHGAVWSGGSFVYVPKGVRVELPLQSYFRLNAQQSGQFEHTLIVVEEGAYLHFIEGCSAPKYYKNALHAGAVELYVGKKATLRYSTIENWSRNLYNLNTKRAIVEEDGAIEWVSGSFGSRVTMLYPMSILKGDRSRSEFTGVTFASEGQCLDTGTKTVHIGKNTVSEMRSRSIAKNGGEANYRGLLYIGANAAGAKALAECESLMLDDKSRSDTIPIIEAHTDDVDIGHEAKIGRISESMVFYLMQRGLDEAAAKSLIIKGFVEPISKELPLEYAVELNNLITIELEGTIG, from the coding sequence ATGAGTAAAGCCATAAACCAAAACACAGATAAAGAAACAGATGAAGCAGCTCTCTTTCAAGAAAGAAAGCGTACCTTTGTTTCGGACATAGAACGCGGAATCTATGACATAAAGGACAGCATCGATTATAAATACTCGACAGGGCTCGGCTTAAACGAAGAAGTCGTAAAAAAAATCTCCGAACGCAAAAAAGAGCCCGATTGGATGCTGGACTTGCGCCTTAAATCCCTCGCATATTTTAATGCCCGCCCCATGCCGGACTGGGGAGCAGATATTTCCGACTTGGATATTCAGGAGATTATCCACTACATTGTTTCCGATACAAAGCCCTTGGCTGAAACATGGGATGACGTTCCCGAGGAAATCAAGAAGACCTTTGACAGGCTGGGTATACCTGAGGCCGAACGCAACTCCCTCGCAGGAGTTGGTGCCCAGTATGACTCAGAGGTTGTTTATCACAGCCTAAAAGAAGACTTGGAAAAGCAGGGCGTGGTCTACTTGGATATGGAAACCGCCGTTCACAAGTACGAGGATATAGTAAAAAAACATTTTATGCAGCTTATAAAGCCGAATGACCATAAGTTTGCAGCCCTCCACGGAGCTGTTTGGTCGGGAGGTTCCTTTGTCTATGTTCCCAAGGGGGTAAGGGTCGAGCTTCCGCTTCAATCCTATTTTAGATTGAATGCCCAACAGTCGGGTCAGTTTGAGCACACCCTCATAGTTGTAGAAGAAGGAGCCTACCTCCACTTTATTGAAGGATGCAGCGCTCCAAAGTACTATAAAAATGCCCTCCATGCAGGAGCCGTCGAGCTTTATGTAGGCAAAAAAGCAACCTTGCGTTATTCCACCATCGAAAACTGGTCGAGAAACCTATACAACCTAAACACCAAGAGGGCCATAGTCGAAGAAGACGGAGCTATTGAATGGGTTTCAGGTTCCTTCGGTTCAAGGGTTACGATGCTCTACCCGATGAGCATCCTAAAGGGAGACCGCTCCCGCTCGGAGTTTACAGGGGTTACCTTTGCTTCGGAAGGACAGTGCCTCGATACGGGAACAAAGACCGTCCATATCGGAAAAAACACCGTTTCGGAAATGCGCTCCCGCTCCATAGCTAAAAACGGAGGAGAGGCAAACTACCGCGGACTTTTGTATATAGGAGCAAATGCAGCGGGGGCTAAGGCTTTAGCTGAATGCGAATCCCTAATGCTCGACGATAAATCCCGCTCCGACACGATTCCGATTATCGAAGCTCATACCGATGATGTGGACATAGGCCATGAGGCAAAAATAGGAAGGATAAGCGAATCGATGGTATTCTACCTTATGCAAAGAGGCTTGGATGAGGCCGCCGCAAAGTCCCTAATCATCAAGGGCTTTGTCGAACCCATCTCCAAGGAGCTCCCTCTGGAATATGCCGTTGAATTGAATAACCTTATTACAATCGAATTAGAAGGAACAATAGGATAG